The following is a genomic window from Nicotiana tabacum cultivar K326 chromosome 3, ASM71507v2, whole genome shotgun sequence.
TGTACACCTAAAGGATGAAATTCCTGAGAACACAAATTTGACAAGCCGTCTAGATAATCGAGCAGAAGAACTTGTTGCCAACTTCTCTGTCCAAACCACACGTGAAGCAACACAGGAACTTTTCAGTAAACGGTCATTTCAAGACACTCGAGAAGCTAGTGAAAGGTATCATATGGACTGCTCGAAAGGGGAATTTGAAGAAGATTCTCTAACCCTGAGACAGAACAATATCTGGAAGTTTTCTGAGAAGATTATTAGCAGCAATTGGAATAAAATAGGAAAATGTGGTACTGAAACATCTGGTCAAAATGCAGATCACATAAACAACAACAAGAGTTATATCACGGGCAAGCCAGTGGCTGGAAAGCAAGAGACTGATCATGATTCACCTTTGTGCACAGAAGAAAACTATGAGAAGGGGGCACACACTAGTAAGGATATGGTTAAAGCTAAAGTCTCTAATGTTGATTTAATTCAACAGACCAACGAAAGTGATGCAATAAGAAATTCTCTATACCCACAATTAACTGAAAATAGAGAATGTGAAACACAGTCATCTCAAATGGTAGAAGAAAGTACGTGCCACCAAAATCAAGGAAGATATTTCTGCTATGATTCACCACTGTTTGGTGAAACTGGAGCTTGGATTCCTGTATCAGTTCCTCCTATGTCAGAGAGTGAGCATGAAGAGTGGAATAGAGGGTTCTGCTCAAACGGGGGATACCTTCCTGATGGTGACACAGATTGGAATCAGTGCATGGGGGAAGACAAGGAGTTGACCATGTGGGATGTGGTGGTCGATATGTTGCTTGCAGCCCGAGGGAAAGTGCAATCTCTTGCATCTGGTGATATTGGTAACATGGCGTggatatcaagccatctcattgAGCAGGCTTGGAAAGAGATGGCTCAAACCCTCACAGAAGCTAATTTTGGTAATGCCCAGGAAATTCTTGAGGCAGATCCTCCCAAATGGTTGCCTGACAGTGCATCTTCCTCTTGTATGTTATGTAGTGTGCGGTTCCACCCTATCATGTGCAGCAGGCATCATTGTCGATTTTGTGGCGGAATATTTTGCAATGAATgtactaaaggaaagagtttgcTCCCTGAAAAATTTCGCACTGGGGAACCGCAACGAGTATGTGATGTATGTTGTGTGCGTCTTGAGTCCGTGCAGCCATACCTAATGGATCGAGTAAGCCGTGCTGCTCAGTTGCCAACCCATGACCTTACTGACCTGAGCACATTGCGATCTTGGGTAAACTTCCCGTGGGGACAGTCAATGGAACACGAAATTTACAAGGCCACTAATACTATTCGGGGCTATGAAAGGGTATGGAGTTCTGTTTCTTATATATTAAATGCTGCATCTTTTATATGTTTACTTATACTAAAATACTCCTGCTAAATATCTGATTATGAAGAAACCAATTGCTGTATTATTGTACTATTTAACCTTCTAGCCTCTAATCCACCATTTGGAGTTCTACTGGTATGCatcttatatataaaaaaaattaaggagCAAGCATTGATATCTTTTTTATTTAGTTTCCTGATATCTTATGATGAATATTGGCTTCCTGAAATATTCCGAACAACAAATTTCAGATTGGTTTGTTGAGTTCTGAGAAGAAAATTCCAGAAGCTATTCTACAGAATGCAAGAGGTCTTGCCATACTTACAGTTGTGAAAGTTGGAGTGATGGTCACCTACAACATTGGAACCGGATTGATAATTGCCCGTAGAGAAGATGGTTCATGGTCTCCCCCCTCGGCCATTTCTTCCTTTGGTGTGGGATGGGGTGCTCAGGTGAATAAATTTACTATATTTCTGCTAAATGAAGTAAACTATAATTACCAACCATAAATTTACTATATTTCTACTGAATGAAGTAAAGGATAATTACTGACCATAAGTTTTCTATGTTTCTGCTAAATGAAGTAAAGGATAATTACGGACCTGAATAGCGTGGTCTGAAtatagaggattcatatagccggcAACTAATTTCGGATTGAGGATAATTGCCACTTTGCTTGTCTATTTCGAGATGCATTCGTCATTTTAGGAAGAAATCATAGATATGAGCATTGCAGATGGCTGCCATGGACGGTGAGTGTATTAATTGCCACATGGGAAATTGTTACCCAGTGGCTTCTGGATCTTATCCATAATCAATAGGTAACTAAGAAAATTCAAATGTCATCTTGGGATGATTTGTATATACCCCCATTTGGGATGGCAAAGAGTCTTCCTTTCATGATAGTCTTGGTGCTTTGGCAGTTCATCACGGTACCTCGTATTAAGCCCTGGCCATTTCTGTTTAGCATTAAATGTCGGAGAAAGATGTCTGTTCTCTAGTTAGTAAAATTTTCTATTCTTCCTTTAACTTAGTTTCTTCAAGAAGGCAGTGTGTAAAATTTTATAAGGAGGTcaatcaaaatatcatttttatttcaataggaACTTCTTATCATCAATAAATTGTAAAACAGATTTCTATTTTGTAGGCTGGTGGAGAACTCACTGACTTCATTATTGTTCTGAGAACTACTGATGCTGTCAAAACTTTTGGTGGTGATGCGCATCTTTCAGTTGGAGCTGGTGTGAGTGCTGCTGCTGGGATCATTGGACGAACTGCTGAAGCTGATCTTCGTGCTGGTACTGGAGGCTATGCTGCTTGTTATACATACAGCTGCAGTAAAGGTATCAAGTCCACCGTGTTTATGAGTTCACatgtgttgttccatgttatacTTTGATTTGTATGTTCTGTTATTGCATGATAGAGTTGGCATGTGATTATGCTTTTCTATATCACGCGATTGTTAATGGCCAGAAAAATTTAATCTCAGCTTTCCGCTCTCTTGCCTGTGGAGAAAAGTTTTGAATAGTCAAATTGCGGAAAATTTGCTCATCAGGAGAATAATTATGGGTTTTGAAGTCTACAATAA
Proteins encoded in this region:
- the LOC107815060 gene encoding uncharacterized protein LOC107815060 isoform X1, with protein sequence MEPHHNSDSNSKLSSATEGAYSRVSKPLLQSDCSKFGDNRGLDDMDPVIGSNVVKMGKHEEYDRLAVHLKDEIPENTNLTSRLDNRAEELVANFSVQTTREATQELFSKRSFQDTREASERYHMDCSKGEFEEDSLTLRQNNIWKFSEKIISSNWNKIGKCGTETSGQNADHINNNKSYITGKPVAGKQETDHDSPLCTEENYEKGAHTSKDMVKAKVSNVDLIQQTNESDAIRNSLYPQLTENRECETQSSQMVEESTCHQNQGRYFCYDSPLFGETGAWIPVSVPPMSESEHEEWNRGFCSNGGYLPDGDTDWNQCMGEDKELTMWDVVVDMLLAARGKVQSLASGDIGNMAWISSHLIEQAWKEMAQTLTEANFGNAQEILEADPPKWLPDSASSSCMLCSVRFHPIMCSRHHCRFCGGIFCNECTKGKSLLPEKFRTGEPQRVCDVCCVRLESVQPYLMDRVSRAAQLPTHDLTDLSTLRSWVNFPWGQSMEHEIYKATNTIRGYERIGLLSSEKKIPEAILQNARGLAILTVVKVGVMVTYNIGTGLIIARREDGSWSPPSAISSFGVGWGAQAGGELTDFIIVLRTTDAVKTFGGDAHLSVGAGVSAAAGIIGRTAEADLRAGTGGYAACYTYSCSKGAFVGCSLQGSVVTTRTRENSRFYGSQSLKAPEILLGSLPRPPAAAALYRALADLYQKL
- the LOC107815060 gene encoding uncharacterized protein LOC107815060 isoform X2, producing MDPVIGSNVVKMGKHEEYDRLAVHLKDEIPENTNLTSRLDNRAEELVANFSVQTTREATQELFSKRSFQDTREASERYHMDCSKGEFEEDSLTLRQNNIWKFSEKIISSNWNKIGKCGTETSGQNADHINNNKSYITGKPVAGKQETDHDSPLCTEENYEKGAHTSKDMVKAKVSNVDLIQQTNESDAIRNSLYPQLTENRECETQSSQMVEESTCHQNQGRYFCYDSPLFGETGAWIPVSVPPMSESEHEEWNRGFCSNGGYLPDGDTDWNQCMGEDKELTMWDVVVDMLLAARGKVQSLASGDIGNMAWISSHLIEQAWKEMAQTLTEANFGNAQEILEADPPKWLPDSASSSCMLCSVRFHPIMCSRHHCRFCGGIFCNECTKGKSLLPEKFRTGEPQRVCDVCCVRLESVQPYLMDRVSRAAQLPTHDLTDLSTLRSWVNFPWGQSMEHEIYKATNTIRGYERIGLLSSEKKIPEAILQNARGLAILTVVKVGVMVTYNIGTGLIIARREDGSWSPPSAISSFGVGWGAQAGGELTDFIIVLRTTDAVKTFGGDAHLSVGAGVSAAAGIIGRTAEADLRAGTGGYAACYTYSCSKGAFVGCSLQGSVVTTRTRENSRFYGSQSLKAPEILLGSLPRPPAAAALYRALADLYQKL